The proteins below are encoded in one region of Pygocentrus nattereri isolate fPygNat1 chromosome 13, fPygNat1.pri, whole genome shotgun sequence:
- the patl2 gene encoding protein PAT1 homolog 2 yields MSDSEHPEEKENSTAGPAWPENGSQWSDEGEMEESGLLQDMVEEDEEIDLYNEETFGLDLSAEDLHADPVDLLFVDGNQPPTPPSSPPPSQRQPSPPRPKPQIQPQAPAVHFKAASRRERPQRQLFDDPAVMRTVEGPPSLKSLDSAIVDCGRSSYWGDLNANTWMMPSYSSPRRTPASILQDQAIVGVIDKSTRGRMQYGSPNLRSPLHPVDQRRLPRVPVCPLLPSSPLHPQSPFSMKQRYNQSGVFLSPTPPRFHAPQALAPKMMQVRFGPNSPRPSPCYSPFSAPIQRFRLPVLATQLHPQHKRLLSQRPHGSRRKSRSWEHYAELMSAKEKEWIIKLQMMQLQSENPYQDDYYYQEYYRRMEAKLAEEEMLGDRSKREPPKLTTPYVTKTVSYAPVVHIEGSLGQVAVSTCYSPRRAIDAVHVHPPEEQKDTRQQRLEVLNTIEKCLMILLAVEEAERTKETVSDEEERRRLMKTVQRGVDEISSRLHSSSSLESMDEFLQCLLVSKGKRLLARLLPFLSQDAARHILTVITTHLPALMSRDVDEALPVLYPPLRTVISTLAFTQLVAVLQEFTSSLPDSKDSRLTLACQNKFGLSLLYALLSQGERLLTSDVPMEPSIGDFETWTDTVFHVASQLSRTSLVEPLFLPSNLLTLFCRYLDKRTVQQLKNNMESSAGHLAVGS; encoded by the exons ATGAGCGACTCCGAGCATCCC GAGGAAAAGGAGAACTCCACTGCTGGTCCTGCCTGGCCTGAAAATGGCAGCCAGTGGAGCGatgaaggagagatggaggaatcCGGACTCCTTCAGGACATGGTGGAAGAGGATGAGGAGATTGACCTCTACAACGAGGAAACCTTTGGTTTAG ACCTTAGTGCTGAGGATCTTCATGCAGACCCTGTAGATCTTCTGTTTGTTGATGGCAACCAGCCCCCAACACCACCATCCTCACCACCGCCGTCCCAGAGACAGCCTTCTCCTCCCAGGCCTAAACCTCAAATCCAGCCTCAGGCTCCTGCAGTCCACTTTAAGGCTGCGAGCCGCAGGGAGAGGCCTCAGAGGCAGCTGTTTGATGACCCAGCCGTGATGAGGACAGTGGAGGGTCCTCCCAGTCTGAAG AGTTTGGACAGTGCTATTGTGGACTGTGGACGAAGCTCCTACTGGGGTGATCTGAATGCAAATACA TGGATGATGCCATCATACAGTTCACCCAGACGCACGCCAGCATCCATCCTGCAG GACCAAGCCATTGTGGGAGTGATTGACAAGTCAACACGAGGTAGAATGCAATATGGTTCTCCTAACCTGAGATCTCCGCTTCATCCAGTGGACCAGAGGAGGCTTCCTAGG GTACCAGTGTGTCCTTTGTTGCCTAGTAGCCCCTTGCACCCTCAAAGTCCCTTCTCTATGAAGCAACGTTACAATCAG TCGGGAGTTTTCCTTTCACCCACTCCTCCTCGCTTCCATGCCCCCCAGGCACTTGCACCCAAAATGATGCAAGTGAGGTTTGGACCCAACTCCCCAAGGCCCAGCCCTTGTTATAGCCCTTTCTCAGCTCCCATTCAGCGATTCCG GCTCCCTGTGCTGGCAACACAGTTGCACCCACAGCACAAACGGCTGCTGAGCCAGCGCCCCCATGGCTCTCGAAG GAAGTCAAGGAGCTGGGAACACTACGCTGAGCTAATGTCAGCCAAGGAGAAAGAGTGGATCATCAAACTGCAAATGATGCAGCTACAAAGCGAAAATCCATATCAGGATGACTACTATTACCAG GAGTACTATCGTAGAATGGAGGCTAAACTGGCTGAGGAAGAAATGCTGGGAGACCGCTCAAAGAGGGAACCTCCCAAACTCACCACGCCATATGTCACCAAAACTGTATCCTATGCTCCAG TGGTCCATATTGAGGGTTCGCTTGGCCAAGTAGCTGTGTCCACGTGTTACTCCCCACGCCGAGCCATAGATGCTGTCCATGTGCACCCCcctgaa gAGCAGAAAGACACCAGGCAGCAGAGGTTGGAGGTACTGAACACTATCGAGAAG TGTTTAATGATTTTGTTGGCGGTGgaagaagcagaaagaacaaaagagacCGTGTCTgatgaggaagagaggagaagactTATGAAGACTGTGCAGAGAGGAGTGGATGAAATCAGTAGTCGGCTACACAGCTCCAGCTCGCT GGAATCCATGGATGAGTTTCTGCAGTGTCTCCTAGTTTCAAAAGGAAAGAGGCTGCTGGCCAGACTACTGCCCTTCCTGTCACAGGATGCAGCCCGACACATCCTGACAGTGATCACAACACACTTGCCAGCACTAATGAGCAGAGATGTAGATGAG GCACTTCCTGTTCTGTACCCACCTCTCCGTACTGTGATCAGCACGCTCGCCTTCACCCAGCTGGTTGCTGTTCTCCAAGAATTTACCTCTTCCTTGCCCGACTCCAAAGACTCGCGCCTGACATTGGCTTGCCAAAACAAG TTTGGTCTATCTCTGCTATATGCATTGCTGTCGCAAGGGGAAAGGCTTCTGACTTCAGACGTTCCCATGGAGCCCAGCATCGGCGACTTCGAGACCTG GACGGACACAGTTTTCCACGTCGCCAGTCAGCTCTCCCGGACATCCCTGGTGGAGcctctcttcctcccttccAACCTGCTCACGCTGTTTTGCCGATACTTGGACAAACGCACTGTCCAGCAACTGAAGAACAACATGGA GTCTTCTGCAGGCCATCTGGCTGTAGGCTCATGA